One part of the Dissulfuribacter thermophilus genome encodes these proteins:
- the guaA gene encoding glutamine-hydrolyzing GMP synthase, which produces MKNDPKSQFILILDFGSQTTQLIARRVREAKVYCEIHPFNLPVSKIREMAPKGIILSGGPSSVYDKEAPKVEKELFDLGCPILGICYGMQLTTHLFGGRVERSEKREYGPAQIEIVKDSPLFKGLNVGSSTYKVWMSHGDRIEELAPGFVSIAKTESTPFAAISHSESPIYGVQFHPEVVHTEIGTDLIRNFLFEICNCEPIWDMHSFVEMATREIREKVGNGRCICALSGGVDSTVTALLVSRAIGDNLTSIFVNNGFLRKNEAETVLSFLKKLGLKVDYVDASSRFLEKLKGVVDPEKKRKIIGEEFIKIFEEEAKRIGKVEFLAQGTLYPDVIESVSFKGPSATIKSHHNVGGLPEVMKLDLVEPLRELFKDEVRELALELGMPEELVWRHPFPGPGLAIRILGEITEDRLRILREADAIVIEELKKSGWYRKVWQGFAVLLPIRTVGVMGDERTYDHVVALRVVDSVDAMTADWTRLPYDVLARLSMRIINEVDGVNRVCYDISSKPPSTIEWE; this is translated from the coding sequence ATGAAAAACGACCCCAAAAGTCAATTCATTCTGATACTTGACTTCGGCTCTCAGACCACTCAGCTGATTGCAAGGAGAGTCAGAGAGGCAAAGGTTTACTGCGAGATACACCCTTTTAATTTGCCAGTTTCAAAGATCCGTGAAATGGCCCCAAAGGGTATAATCCTCTCTGGTGGTCCTTCAAGTGTCTATGACAAAGAAGCCCCAAAGGTCGAAAAGGAGCTATTTGATCTAGGTTGTCCTATACTTGGCATCTGTTACGGGATGCAGCTCACCACCCACCTCTTTGGCGGAAGGGTCGAGAGGAGTGAAAAGAGGGAATATGGCCCAGCACAGATTGAGATAGTAAAAGACAGTCCATTGTTCAAGGGATTGAACGTTGGCTCTTCTACATACAAGGTTTGGATGAGCCATGGAGACAGGATTGAAGAACTGGCTCCAGGGTTCGTCTCCATTGCGAAGACCGAGTCAACCCCCTTTGCTGCCATCTCACACAGCGAAAGCCCCATCTATGGCGTACAGTTTCACCCAGAGGTTGTACACACTGAAATCGGCACTGATCTCATACGAAATTTTCTCTTTGAGATCTGTAATTGTGAACCCATCTGGGACATGCACTCCTTTGTGGAGATGGCCACTCGCGAGATAAGGGAAAAGGTAGGCAATGGTAGGTGCATCTGCGCCCTTTCAGGAGGAGTTGACTCCACAGTAACTGCCCTTCTCGTCTCAAGGGCCATAGGAGACAACCTCACCTCTATATTCGTTAACAATGGCTTTTTGAGAAAAAACGAGGCGGAAACAGTACTCTCGTTTCTCAAAAAATTGGGACTAAAGGTAGATTATGTTGACGCCTCGTCGAGGTTCCTTGAGAAACTTAAAGGCGTTGTTGATCCAGAGAAAAAAAGAAAGATCATCGGTGAAGAGTTTATAAAGATATTTGAGGAAGAGGCCAAAAGGATCGGCAAAGTAGAGTTCCTAGCTCAAGGGACCCTATATCCTGATGTCATAGAAAGTGTTTCGTTCAAAGGGCCTTCTGCTACCATCAAGAGTCACCACAATGTCGGTGGGCTTCCAGAGGTAATGAAGCTCGATCTCGTAGAACCCTTAAGGGAACTCTTTAAAGACGAAGTCAGAGAACTCGCCCTCGAACTCGGCATGCCAGAAGAACTAGTCTGGAGGCATCCATTCCCAGGACCTGGGCTCGCCATTAGGATACTCGGTGAGATCACAGAAGACAGACTCAGAATTTTGAGGGAGGCAGACGCTATCGTCATAGAAGAGTTAAAAAAGAGCGGATGGTACAGAAAGGTATGGCAGGGATTTGCAGTGCTTCTTCCCATTAGGACCGTCGGTGTTATGGGAGATGAGAGGACATACGATCATGTTGTTGCTCTTAGGGTCGTAGACAGCGTTGATGCCATGACAGCAGACTGGACTCGACTTCCATACGATGTCCTTGCAAGACTTTCCATGCGCATAATAAACGAGGTAGATGGCGTAAACAGAGTCTGCTATGACATAAGCTCGAAGCCACCTTCAACCATTGAATGGGAGTAA